TGGTTCTTCTATGGAATTTTGATTTCGGATATGCCGATCATACTCGCCAACGGTTTTACATTGGTGTTTGTAAGTACGATACTCATTTATAAATTAAAATCGGAGGATCCGAATTGATAGATATGAAAAAAGCTTATGTAGACAAAGACAATTGCACTTCCTGCAATCAATGCGCTGATAATTTTCCCAAATACTTTATGATGGATGAAGACGATCTCTCCCAAACTCATATCGGAGGAGAATTCATCAATGATGCTGTCATTCCTGAAGACGAGGTTAAAAAAGTACAGAAAGAAATGGACGAATGCCCCGGTGAATGCATTCACTGGAAAAGATAATTAAACCTTTTCTTTCTCTACCATCTTGATGATTTGAGATTTGGTATCCCGATTTTTTTCCTTTGATCCGGCCAAAGAAGCGAAATACAAAGTATTCGTTGCTTCTCTAAATTCGGGAAACCATACATAATTCTGTTTTTTCTTTCTGAAAAGATAGGAAGGCAAAACACTTACCCCTTCACCTAACAGTAAACTCTCGCATATCAATTTCAAATTCGGTAAGACCAACTTGGGTTTGATAGACGGTCTTTTC
The nucleotide sequence above comes from Leptospira kobayashii. Encoded proteins:
- a CDS encoding ferredoxin, which translates into the protein MDMKKAYVDKDNCTSCNQCADNFPKYFMMDEDDLSQTHIGGEFINDAVIPEDEVKKVQKEMDECPGECIHWKR